The Candidatus Flexicrinis proximus genome includes a window with the following:
- a CDS encoding class I SAM-dependent methyltransferase, protein MNPRELNTRAREQWDAKAEFWDVLHGYDGNQFHKQLVGPSAERLLAVKAGESVLDVACGNGQFSRRLADLGAQVTAADFSAALIERAKARTSSDSVTYKVIDATDEAQLLALGIGQFDAAVCNMALQDIADIAPLFRAVRRLVKPGGRFVFTTSHPAFNLAQTVFIEERAEVEGEPVYTRSLKLSSYLSEKAEEGSGAPNEPNPHLYFNRPLHTLLNAAFGAGWMADGIEEPAFPEGSVGGRRLSWAEFSEFPPVLAVRLR, encoded by the coding sequence ATGAATCCGCGTGAACTGAACACCCGCGCGCGCGAACAGTGGGATGCCAAAGCTGAATTTTGGGATGTCCTGCACGGGTATGACGGCAACCAGTTTCACAAACAGTTGGTCGGTCCGTCGGCTGAGCGGCTGTTGGCGGTCAAAGCAGGGGAATCCGTACTCGATGTCGCCTGCGGAAACGGGCAGTTTTCCCGCCGCTTGGCCGATCTCGGCGCGCAGGTCACCGCCGCCGATTTCAGCGCCGCATTGATCGAGCGCGCCAAAGCGCGAACAAGCAGCGACAGTGTAACCTACAAGGTGATCGATGCCACCGATGAGGCACAACTGCTGGCGTTGGGGATCGGCCAGTTCGATGCAGCGGTCTGCAATATGGCTTTGCAGGACATCGCCGACATCGCGCCGCTGTTCCGCGCCGTACGCCGCTTGGTCAAGCCGGGCGGGCGCTTTGTCTTCACCACCTCGCATCCGGCGTTTAACCTTGCCCAGACGGTGTTCATCGAAGAACGCGCCGAGGTTGAGGGCGAACCCGTTTATACCCGTTCGCTCAAGCTGTCGAGCTATCTATCGGAAAAGGCCGAAGAAGGCTCAGGCGCACCCAACGAACCAAACCCGCACCTGTATTTCAACCGGCCGCTGCACACGCTGCTAAACGCCGCGTTCGGCGCGGGTTGGATGGCGGACGGCATCGAAGAACCGGCGTTTCCCGAAGGTTCGGTCGGCGGTCGCCGTCTGAGCTGGGCGGAATTTTCCGAGTTCCCGCCAGTTTTGGCCGTCCGCCTGCGCTAG
- a CDS encoding ABC transporter ATP-binding protein: MRERVIQVEHFRKAYGDYIAVSDVNFEVYKGEIFGLLGPNGAGKTTTLECLEGLRQPDSGTLRVMEIDPSQEAHRLQNLIGVQLQASGMPDSITCREAMRFFCAYHGVAPRYDLLERLDLTAKLDTQYYMLSTGQKRRLALALAIAHSPSALFLDEPTAGLDVMSRAELHDVIRELRDQGTTVILSSHDMSEVEKLADRVAILLHGKIAAIGTPHELTAAGSKLTKISIHSEFSSLANGAQLPAVSQHLLKDEYDVYYSTDPAATVMALLEHLKLNHDPLIDLRVERPSLEERFLEITSHPEDVR, encoded by the coding sequence ATGCGCGAACGGGTTATTCAGGTGGAGCATTTTCGGAAGGCGTACGGCGATTATATCGCCGTGTCGGATGTGAATTTTGAGGTTTACAAAGGCGAGATATTCGGTCTGTTAGGCCCGAATGGCGCGGGCAAGACGACGACACTGGAATGTCTTGAAGGCCTGCGCCAGCCAGACAGCGGCACGCTACGCGTGATGGAGATCGATCCGTCACAGGAGGCGCACCGGCTGCAAAACCTGATTGGCGTCCAGCTGCAAGCATCGGGGATGCCCGACAGTATTACCTGCCGCGAAGCGATGCGATTCTTTTGCGCCTACCACGGGGTCGCGCCACGTTACGATCTGCTTGAGCGCCTCGACTTGACGGCAAAACTGGATACCCAGTATTACATGCTCTCCACAGGCCAGAAACGGCGGCTGGCGCTGGCGCTGGCGATCGCGCACTCCCCATCGGCACTCTTCCTGGATGAACCCACGGCGGGCCTGGATGTCATGTCCCGCGCCGAGTTGCACGATGTCATTCGTGAACTGCGGGATCAGGGTACGACGGTTATCCTGTCGTCACACGACATGTCCGAAGTTGAGAAGCTGGCAGACCGGGTCGCGATCCTGCTGCACGGCAAGATTGCGGCCATCGGGACGCCGCACGAATTGACGGCCGCGGGATCAAAGCTCACCAAGATTTCGATACATTCTGAGTTCTCTAGCCTTGCCAATGGTGCACAACTTCCGGCTGTCAGCCAACACCTGCTGAAAGACGAGTATGACGTGTATTACAGCACGGATCCGGCTGCAACCGTGATGGCGCTGCTGGAGCACCTCAAGCTAAACCACGACCCCTTGATCGATCTGCGCGTGGAGCGCCCTTCGCTTGAAGAAAGGTTCCTGGAAATCACCAGTCATCCGGAGGACGTACGATGA
- a CDS encoding DNA translocase FtsK encodes MAQKKPQAPPPAPAPQPPSRREQMDKFRVTPEFWDNLFDSVPPWSNEVIAIMLIMFGAVSFMSLLDVSSSATLARAWAGALTQLFGYGAVLVCAGIFAFGVSILLPRVGVQFHLGAHRLLALELAFIAILALLHLAAGDQEFRAVARAGQGGGAIGGALSSVLVGIVGVRVAAFVYLILLGLAITIAFGFSRAQFTKTLRAVSRSLTKFDERADRTYRYALNQRRVKAIVGVGRSPASGMMRIRPDPAHVRPSLREAQLPPLGLEEPKIVQLTDEEKALFSRAEKGGLDPSSIGSLLKERSADGHLLVKRPDGRVRRFFTVDGIKEQKKVSKRDNAMPAVSLLQEGELSLPDQEEINKNVVLIENTLLEFDIDVDIVNVRVGPTVTQYAVRPYVETKDESGAATLQRTRLSKIASLANDLSLSLAAKRLRLETPVPGQSYLGIEVPNRLPSIVTLRSVYESKGYNDQFIKRKTPLLVPLGRDVTGQPVGVDIAGCPHLLVAGTTGSGKSVFMAATVTALVMDNTPEQLRMVLLDPKMVELSRYNSLPHLIGPVETDIDRIVAALKWCVVEMERRYKLLEGASARNIETYNGKLGPRRRKDHLPYIAIMVDEVGDLMMSRPDDTERAITRLAQMARAVGMHMVIATQRPSVDVITGLIKANFPSRIAFAVASGVDSRVILDTIGAETLLGKGDMLYFAGDAGAPIRVQGCYVSDDEVRDVVRHWRVWKQDEIDAGRLPREFSAPWERSLTYREFLTQTDPLLEEAIKLVVEEQEASASQIQRKLDLGYPRAARIMDLLEELGIIGETINGGRSRKVLIEKGKDPFQDLIDQRMNRS; translated from the coding sequence GTGGCGCAGAAGAAGCCGCAAGCCCCACCACCCGCTCCCGCACCCCAGCCGCCCAGCCGCCGTGAGCAGATGGACAAGTTCCGCGTGACGCCGGAATTCTGGGACAATCTGTTCGACAGTGTGCCGCCTTGGAGCAATGAAGTTATCGCCATCATGCTCATCATGTTTGGCGCTGTCAGTTTTATGTCTCTGCTGGACGTGTCGAGCAGCGCGACCCTGGCGCGTGCCTGGGCTGGCGCGTTGACGCAACTGTTCGGTTACGGCGCAGTGTTGGTCTGTGCCGGGATTTTCGCATTTGGCGTTTCGATTCTGCTGCCGCGGGTGGGAGTCCAATTCCACCTCGGCGCCCATCGCTTGCTGGCGCTAGAACTGGCGTTCATTGCGATTCTGGCGCTGCTGCACCTGGCCGCCGGAGATCAGGAATTCCGCGCAGTTGCGCGTGCCGGGCAGGGCGGCGGCGCAATCGGCGGTGCATTAAGCAGTGTTCTCGTCGGCATCGTCGGCGTCCGGGTTGCGGCGTTCGTATACCTTATCCTGCTTGGACTTGCCATCACAATCGCGTTTGGCTTCAGCCGGGCACAGTTCACGAAAACGTTACGGGCCGTCAGCAGGAGCCTAACCAAATTCGACGAGCGCGCGGATCGCACCTACCGGTATGCCCTCAACCAGCGCCGCGTAAAGGCCATCGTCGGGGTAGGTCGATCGCCGGCGTCGGGGATGATGCGTATCCGGCCTGATCCCGCTCATGTGCGGCCGAGTCTGCGCGAGGCACAGCTCCCGCCGCTTGGACTTGAGGAGCCGAAGATCGTCCAGCTGACGGACGAGGAAAAAGCGCTGTTCAGCCGCGCGGAAAAAGGCGGCCTCGATCCCTCAAGCATCGGCTCGCTGCTGAAAGAACGGAGCGCGGACGGTCATCTGCTCGTGAAACGGCCAGACGGCCGCGTGCGGCGATTCTTCACGGTAGACGGTATCAAGGAACAGAAGAAGGTCAGCAAACGCGATAACGCTATGCCGGCGGTGTCTCTGCTCCAGGAAGGCGAGCTTTCGCTGCCTGACCAGGAGGAGATCAACAAGAACGTCGTCCTGATCGAGAATACGCTGCTCGAATTCGATATCGATGTGGACATTGTAAACGTACGGGTCGGCCCAACCGTAACGCAGTATGCCGTGCGGCCGTATGTCGAGACCAAAGATGAGAGCGGCGCCGCGACACTTCAGCGCACGCGCCTAAGCAAGATCGCCTCGCTGGCGAACGATCTTTCGCTGAGTCTGGCGGCCAAACGCCTGCGTCTGGAAACACCCGTTCCGGGCCAGAGTTACCTGGGTATCGAGGTGCCGAACAGGCTGCCGAGCATCGTTACGCTGCGGTCGGTGTATGAGAGCAAGGGCTACAACGACCAGTTCATCAAGCGCAAGACGCCGCTGCTGGTGCCGCTTGGACGTGACGTCACCGGCCAGCCGGTCGGCGTCGATATCGCCGGGTGCCCGCACCTGCTGGTCGCCGGAACAACCGGATCGGGTAAGTCAGTCTTCATGGCAGCCACCGTCACGGCATTGGTGATGGACAACACGCCCGAACAGTTGAGAATGGTGCTGCTCGACCCGAAGATGGTCGAACTCAGCCGTTACAACAGCCTGCCGCATCTCATCGGTCCGGTCGAGACGGACATCGACCGGATTGTGGCCGCGCTCAAGTGGTGTGTTGTGGAGATGGAACGGCGCTATAAGCTGCTTGAGGGCGCAAGCGCGCGGAATATCGAGACCTACAACGGTAAACTTGGTCCACGCCGGCGCAAAGACCATCTTCCTTACATTGCAATCATGGTTGACGAGGTCGGCGACCTGATGATGAGCCGTCCCGACGACACGGAAAGGGCGATTACACGCCTGGCCCAAATGGCGCGCGCGGTCGGAATGCACATGGTCATCGCCACACAGCGGCCAAGCGTCGATGTGATCACCGGTCTGATCAAGGCTAACTTCCCGTCACGTATCGCTTTCGCGGTTGCGTCAGGCGTGGACAGCCGCGTCATCCTGGACACGATCGGCGCGGAAACCCTGCTCGGTAAGGGCGATATGCTGTATTTCGCAGGAGACGCCGGCGCACCGATACGTGTGCAAGGCTGCTACGTCAGCGATGACGAGGTGCGCGATGTTGTCCGGCACTGGCGCGTGTGGAAACAGGATGAGATTGATGCCGGGCGCCTGCCGCGCGAATTCAGCGCGCCCTGGGAACGCAGCCTGACCTACCGCGAATTCCTGACGCAGACCGACCCACTGCTCGAAGAAGCGATCAAACTGGTGGTCGAGGAACAGGAAGCGTCCGCCTCGCAGATTCAGCGCAAACTCGACCTGGGTTATCCACGCGCGGCGCGGATCATGGATCTGCTGGAAGAACTCGGCATCATTGGCGAGACGATCAATGGCGGCCGCAGTCGCAAAGTCCTGATCGAAAAGGGCAAAGACCCGTTTCAGGACCTTATCGACCAGCGCATGAACCGAAGCTAA
- a CDS encoding GNAT family N-acetyltransferase, whose product MKQHLENGLILRSLSEGHASDRERLPDLYASINTAGESEYVKEGMRHWTRDLMNAHPTTTADDIFVVVDPAKDDMLVSATLLIPQTWRYEGIEIAVGRPELVATHPDYRSQGLVRKLFDAVHARSSALGHQLQVITGIGHFYRKFGYTMAVDLGFHAAFQLSALPDLKPEYSPTFTLRGATADDIPAISGWNEHFSRERLLTERYSPAELNYEITGRHARYYPHTDYQVIVDGAGHGVGYLTLLSSLDEPYRVRCVAYVVGTETSYLATFDDVMQGIKAWALAQYGYCPAMLAFGMGIHETLDQLITESPGGLVKQHLDYAWYLRVPDTIGFLKHITPVMERRLHGSGAHRYTGELRIGFYDLTGIRLTFEAGRVTSIESISGKDDYDIQFPWHMFWNVVFGHRTASELYDVLAEVFSNAKATVLLNILFPKKTSWVHGLA is encoded by the coding sequence ATGAAACAACACCTGGAAAACGGACTTATTCTCCGGTCACTGAGCGAAGGCCACGCCAGCGACCGTGAACGCCTCCCGGATTTGTACGCCAGTATCAACACGGCGGGTGAGTCCGAGTATGTTAAGGAGGGTATGCGTCATTGGACACGCGATCTGATGAACGCGCATCCGACCACGACGGCAGACGACATCTTTGTCGTTGTTGACCCGGCGAAAGACGACATGCTGGTCTCCGCCACACTGCTGATCCCACAAACCTGGCGTTACGAGGGTATCGAAATTGCGGTCGGGCGGCCGGAGCTGGTCGCGACTCACCCCGATTACCGCAGCCAGGGGCTGGTACGAAAGCTGTTCGATGCGGTACATGCCCGCAGTTCGGCTCTCGGCCATCAGCTGCAGGTCATCACCGGTATTGGTCATTTCTACCGTAAATTCGGCTATACGATGGCCGTCGACCTTGGGTTTCACGCGGCGTTTCAGCTTTCCGCCCTGCCCGACCTCAAACCGGAATACAGCCCGACCTTCACGCTGCGCGGCGCGACGGCGGACGACATCCCGGCCATCAGTGGATGGAACGAACACTTTTCGCGCGAACGCCTGCTGACCGAACGCTATTCGCCAGCGGAGCTGAACTATGAAATCACCGGCCGCCATGCGCGATACTATCCCCATACCGATTATCAGGTGATTGTAGATGGCGCTGGACATGGGGTCGGTTATCTGACACTGCTCAGCTCGCTGGACGAGCCATACCGGGTTCGCTGCGTTGCCTATGTGGTCGGCACGGAAACCTCGTACCTGGCGACCTTTGATGATGTGATGCAAGGCATCAAAGCGTGGGCGTTGGCGCAGTACGGTTACTGCCCGGCGATGCTGGCGTTTGGCATGGGTATCCATGAAACGCTCGACCAGTTGATCACGGAGTCGCCGGGGGGACTGGTCAAGCAGCACCTGGATTACGCGTGGTACTTACGCGTGCCGGATACGATCGGATTCCTCAAACACATCACGCCCGTGATGGAGCGGCGGCTGCACGGCTCCGGCGCGCACCGCTATACGGGCGAGCTGCGTATCGGATTTTACGACCTTACCGGTATCCGGTTAACGTTTGAGGCCGGCCGCGTGACAAGTATTGAGTCCATCAGCGGCAAAGACGACTATGATATTCAGTTCCCGTGGCACATGTTCTGGAACGTGGTGTTCGGTCACCGCACGGCCAGTGAGTTGTACGATGTGCTGGCTGAAGTGTTCTCGAACGCAAAAGCCACCGTGCTGTTGAACATCCTGTTTCCCAAAAAAACATCATGGGTGCATGGACTGGCGTGA
- a CDS encoding ABC transporter permease: MTAFATHMNFEFRSGVRNKSLLLLNYLFPLGFYLMASALMTGLNPEFHRTLIPAMVLFTVLSSALLGLPDPIVTARETGIYRSYKIHGIPKLSILLIPVLTTILHTTVVTVIIVLTAPLLFNAVLPANLLSFALGYLLMAFACSTLGLLIGVVAPNSRATVLLGQAVFLPSMMIGGLMFPAHALPETLSKLAALLPSNHATNIMNGWVEGGIVSMNPYLSTAVLFAGGAIALGLALYLFNWDGQNKSKHNAALGFLALAPYVIAVAVTLF; encoded by the coding sequence ATGACCGCCTTTGCTACTCATATGAATTTCGAGTTTCGGAGCGGCGTCCGCAATAAGTCGCTGCTGCTGCTCAACTATCTGTTTCCGCTTGGCTTTTACCTGATGGCCAGCGCGCTGATGACCGGGCTGAATCCGGAATTTCACAGGACCCTGATCCCGGCGATGGTTCTGTTTACCGTGCTGTCGAGCGCGCTGCTCGGACTGCCCGATCCAATTGTCACCGCGCGCGAAACAGGCATCTACCGCAGCTACAAGATTCACGGCATCCCCAAGCTGTCGATTCTGCTCATCCCGGTCCTGACAACGATCCTGCATACAACGGTCGTCACAGTCATCATCGTACTGACGGCGCCGCTGCTCTTCAATGCGGTCCTGCCGGCGAACCTGCTGAGTTTTGCACTCGGATACCTGTTGATGGCTTTCGCCTGCTCGACACTCGGGCTGCTGATTGGCGTAGTTGCTCCAAACAGCCGCGCTACCGTCCTGTTGGGCCAGGCCGTGTTCCTGCCGTCGATGATGATCGGCGGTTTGATGTTCCCTGCCCATGCCCTGCCGGAAACACTGTCGAAGCTTGCCGCACTGCTTCCCAGCAATCATGCCACAAACATCATGAACGGTTGGGTCGAGGGCGGAATCGTGAGCATGAACCCCTACTTATCGACGGCGGTACTGTTCGCCGGAGGAGCAATTGCGCTCGGACTGGCACTCTATCTGTTCAACTGGGACGGTCAGAACAAGAGCAAGCACAATGCAGCACTGGGGTTTCTGGCCTTGGCACCCTATGTGATTGCAGTCGCCGTGACGCTATTCTAG